The Brassica napus cultivar Da-Ae chromosome C7, Da-Ae, whole genome shotgun sequence genome has a segment encoding these proteins:
- the LOC106398661 gene encoding zinc finger protein ZAT1-like, with the protein MMYSLLNETRNCQVCKKSFPNGRALGGHMRSHSRKISASNAKSATGSTVPTLKTPTKLAANIRPNETVLMRSVHTSEVGREPDLKREEGGQQIKGKRKFVVDVDECPSSLTAVEEGALCLVAMSKGQRPANSQNWNAIDRLLATPNEKEEYTRKSIDIDSADDDKEDKDKYVASNVRVLTEDIDENEDEDDDDETYLVEKENQCKKKFTCDICGKVLHSYQALGGHRTSHKTKRLKICDKNGQAMVRHYKCEICGRVFESGQALGGHKKVHYVFL; encoded by the coding sequence ATGATGTATTCACTTCTCAATGAAACAAGAAACTGTCAAGTGTGCAAGAAATCATTTCCAAATGGGAGAGCTTTAGGAGGTCACATGAGGTCTCACAGTCGGAAAATTTCGGCATCAAACGCAAAATCAGCAACTGGCTCGACCGTCCCAACATTGAAGACACCCACCAAACTCGCAGCAAATATCAGACCTAATGAAACAGTTTTGATGAGATCTGTCCACACAAGTGAAGTTGGTCGGGAACCAGATctaaagagagaagaaggtggACAACAAATAAAAGGCAAGAGAAAGTTCGTCGTGGATGTAGATGAGTGTCCGAGTTCTTTAACAGCGGTTGAAGAAGGTGCTTTGTGTCTTGTAGCAATGTCTAAGGGACAGAGACCAGCAAATTCTCAGAATTGGAATGCTATTGACCGCTTGTTAGCAACTccaaatgaaaaagaagaatataCTCGAAAGTCCATCGATATAGATTCTGCTGATGATGACAAAGAAGACAAAGATAAGTATGTTGCTTCAAATGTGAGAGTCTTAACAGAAGATATCGATGAaaatgaagatgaggatgatgacGATGAAACATATTTAGTTGAGAAGGAGAATCAGTGTAAGAAAAAATTTACGTGTGATATATGTGGAAAAGTTTTGCATTCGTATCAGGCATTAGGTGGTCATCGAACGAGTCACAAGACCAAACGATTGAAGATTTGTGACAAGAATGGTCAAGCCATGGTTCGACATTACAAATGTGAAATATGTGGCAGAGTGTTTGAATCCGGTCAAGCACTTGGTGGTCACAAGAAGGTTCATTATGTGTTTCTATAA
- the LOC106401146 gene encoding leucine-rich repeat receptor-like protein kinase TDR, protein MNKKNTSLSLAHLFLLLLPLSSLSLKLSPQLSSLISLKTSLSASPSAFQDWKVTDDQNGAVWCSWSGVVCDNATSQVISLDLSNRNLTGHLPQQIRYLSSSLLYLNLSKNSLVGPFPTSLFDLTKLTTLDISHNSFESSFPPGISKLKFLRVFNAFSNNFEGLLPLEVARLRFLEELNLGGSYFEGEIPAAYGGLQRLKFIHLAGNLLGGALPPRLGLLPNLQHIEIGYNQFTGNIPSEFSLLSNLKYLDVSNCTLSGSLPQELGNLTKLETLLLFFNGFTGQIPESYSNLKALKSLDLSSNQLSGTIPPGFSDLKNLTWFSVISNNLSGEVPEGLGELPELTTLSLWNNNFTGALPQKLGTNGKLETLDVSNNSFTGTIPPSLCNGNKLYKLILFSNNLEGELPKSLTTCTSLWRFRTQNNRLNGTIPSGFGSLDNLTFVDLSSNRFTDQIPSDLAKAPVLQYLNLSCNSFHNRLPENIWKAPNLQIFSASFSDLIGEVPNYVGCKSFYRVELQGNSLNGTIPWDIGHCEKLLSLNLSRNYLTGIIPWEISTLPSIADVDLSRNLLTGTIPSDFGSSKTITTFNVSFNQLTGPVPTGSFTHLNPSFFYSNEGLCGDVLRKPCGSDTEPEIYGRKKTAGAIVWIMAAAIGAAFFLLVAAARCFKKSKVDGGEVGPWKLTAFQRLNFTADDVVECLSKTDNILGMGSTGTVYKAEMPNGEVIAVKKLWGKNKENGKIRRRKSGVLAEVDVLGHVRHRNIVRLLGCCSNRECTMLLYEYMPNGSLDDLLHGGDKTANAAAEWTALYNIAIGVAQGICYLHHDCDPVIVHRDLKPSNILLDGDFEARVADFGVAKLIQTDESMSVVAGSYGYIAPEYAYTLQVDKKSDIYSFGVILLEIITGKKSVEPEFGEGNSIVDWVRSKLKTKEDVEEVLDKSRGRSCSLIREEMKQMLRIALLCTSRNPTDRPPMRDVLLILQEAKPKRKAMGDNVVVLGNVSDVNLEDVCGGNAGVKCQKIGV, encoded by the exons ATGAACAAGAAGAACACTTCCCTTTCTCTTGCTcatctctttctccttcttcttcctttatcTTCCTTATCTCTCAAGCTTTCACCTCAACTCTCCTCTCTCATTTCCCTCAAAACATCTCTCTCCGCCTCTCCCTCTGCCTTTCAAGACTGGAAAGTCACGGATGACCAAAACGGCGCCGTTTGGTGTTCTTGGTCCGGTGTAGTCTGCGACAATGCAACTTCTCAAGTCATTTCTCTTGACCTCTCTAACCGGAACCTCACAGGCCATCTTCCTCAACAGATTCGTTACTTGTCATCGAGCTTACTCTACTTGAACCTCAGTAAGAACTCCTTGGTGGGTCCGTTCCCCACTTCTCTCTTTGACCTCACCAAGCTCACCACTCTCGACATCAGCCATAACTCCTTCGAATCAAGTTTCCCTCCTGGAATCTCCAAGCTCAAGTTCCTAAGAGTCTTCAACGCCTTCAGCAACAACTTCGAAGGCTTGTTGCCTCTGGAAGTGGCTCGTCTCCGTTTCTTGGAAGAGCTTAACCTCGGTGGTAGCTACTTCGAAGGAGAGATACCTGCAGCTTACGGTGGTTTACAGAGACTAAAGTTTATCCATTTAGCCGGAAACCTTCTCGGAGGCGCTTTACCTCCGAGATTAGGACTCTTACCAAACCTCCAACACATCGAGATCGGTTACAATCAGTTCACAGGAAACATACCTTCAGAGTTTTCACTACTCTCGAACCTTAAGTACTTAGACGTCTCCAACTGCACCCTCTCTGGCTCTCTCCCTCAAGAACTCGGAAACCTCACAAAGCTCGAGACTTTGCTCCTCTTCTTCAACGGCTTCACCGGCCAAATCCCGGAGAGTTACAGCAACTTAAAAGCTCTAAAGTCACTAGATTTATCAAGCAACCAGCTCTCCGGAACCATCCCTCCAGGCTTCTCCGACTTGAAGAACCTCACGTGGTTTAGCGTAATCAGCAACAACCTCTCAGGCGAAGTCCCCGAAGGCCTCGGCGAGCTCCCGGAGCTAACCACATTGTCTCTATGGAACAACAACTTCACCGGAGCTTTACCGCAGAAGCTCGGAACAAACGGAAAGCTCGAGACTTTAGACGTCTCCAACAACTCCTTCACCGGAACCATCCCTCCTTCTCTATGCAACGGCAACAAGCTTTACAAACTCATCCTCTTCTCCAACAACCTCGAAGGCGAGCTCCCAAAGAGCTTAACGACCTGCACGTCTCTCTGGAGGTTCAGGACTCAAAACAACAGACTAAACGGCACCATACCGTCAGGATTCGGCTCTCTTGACAACCTCACGTTCGTCGACCTGAGCAGCAACAGATTCACCGACCAGATTCCATCTGATCTCGCCAAGGCTCCTGTTCTTCAGTACTTGAACCTCTCTTGCAACTCGTTCCATAATCGCTTACCGGAGAATATCTGGAAAGCTCCGAACTTGCAGATCTTCTCGGCGAGTTTCAGTGATCTCATCGGTGAGGTTCCTAACTACGTGGGATGCAAGAGCTTCTACAGGGTTGAGCTGCAAGGGAACTCGCTCAACGGGACAATCCCTTGGGACATAGGACACTGCGAAAAGCTTCTCTCTTTGAACCTCAGCCGCAACTACTTAACCGGAATCATCCCCTGGGAAATATCCACGCTTCCTTCCATCGCTGACGTGGATCTTTCCCGTAACCTCCTAACCGGAACGATCCCCTCCGACTTCGGAAGCTCCAAGACCATCACGACTTTCAACGTTTCGTTTAATCAGCTAACCGGCCCGGTTCCGACCGGTTCGTTCACGCATTTGAATCCGTCCTTCTTCTACTCTAACGAGGGGCTGTGCGGAGACGTGCTAAGGAAGCCTTGCGGCTCCGATACGGAACCGGAGATTTACGGCCGGAAGAAAACCGCCGGAGCCATCGTCTGGATAATGGCGGCGGCCATCGGCGCCGCGTTTTTCCTCCTCGTCGCCGCCGCTCGGTGCTTCAAGAAAAGCAAAGTCGACGGCGGAGAGGTAGGACCGTGGAAGCTAACGGCGTTCCAGAGGCTGAACTTCACGGCGGACGACGTCGTCGAGTGTCTCTCGAAGACGGACAACATCCTCGGGATGGGATCGACGGGGACGGTGTACAAGGCCGAGATGCCGAACGGGGAGGTCATCGCCGTGAAGAAGCTCTGGGGGAAGAACAAGGAGAACGGGAAGATCCGGCGGCGGAAGAGCGGCGTGCTCGCGGAGGTCGACGTGCTAGGCCACGTGCGCCACCGGAACATCGTCCGCCTCCTCGGATGCTGCTCGAACCGGGAGTGCACGATGCTCCTGTACGAGTACATGCCCAACGGGAGCTTGGACGATCTCCTCCACGGAGGGGATAAGACGGCTAACGCCGCCGCGGAGTGGACGGCGCTGTACAATATCGCGATCGGAGTCGCTCAGGGGATATGCTACCTCCACCACGACTGTGATCCGGTGATCGTGCACCGCGATCTGAAGCCTAGTAATATTCTCCTCGACGGGGACTTCGAGGCGCGTGTGGCGGACTTCGGCGTCGCGAAGTTGATTCAGACCGATGAGTCTATGTCCGTCGTTGCCGGATCTTACGGTTATATTGCGCCAG AGTATGCATATACACTACAAGTGGATAAAAAGAGTGATATCTACAGTTTTGGAGTGATACTATTAGAAATCATCACCGGAAAAAAATCGGTCGAACCGGAGTTTGGAGAAGGTAATAGTATCGTGGATTGGGTTAGATCAAAGCTGAAGACAAAGGAAGATGTAGAGGAAGTGCTAGACAAAAGCAGGGGTAGGTCGTGTAGTCTCATAAGAGAAGAGATGAAACAGATGCTGAGGATTGCACTGTTGTGTACGAGTCGGAATCCAACAGATCGGCCGCCGATGAGAGATGTGTTGTTGATTCTCCAAGAGGCGAAGCCGAAGAGGAAGGCAATGGGGGATAATGTGGTTGTTCTTGGCAATGTTAGTGATGTTAATTTGGAAGATGTTTGTGGTGGTAATGCTGGTGTTAAATGTCAGAAGATTGGGGTGTGA
- the LOC106401796 gene encoding uncharacterized protein LOC106401796 produces the protein MDIRILNGEEADAATVTNLGNKKQPSMSPSVSSSSVSSTSVVIDSFEEEDEFEWVAVEREDKAYLEIEEVEDAFSALQLMFNEDDDDKSEDQVSDQSEFVDWIEPPLQLCNTSLLQPYMLDRFYDAFHMFQTDPSVQRMVMSLASDRAVWDAVMNNEVVRELITNAERSEEDSGITMNFIRRLLQRSAIKIMDAMEGVTKYVTDLFIGDDTVVLATGAAPVMEKLQMTVLLTIVVLLIVFVTRATRAR, from the exons ATGGACATCAGAATCCTTAACGGCGAAGAAGCTGATGCTGCCACAGTGACCAATCTCGGCAATAAGAAACAACCATCCATGTCACCATCAGTTTCCTCGTCCTCTGTCTCCTCCACATCGGTGGTGATTGATTCGtttgaggaggaggatgagTTTGAGTGGGTGGCTGTTGAAAGAGAGGATAAAGCTTATCTGGAGATTGAGGAAGTTGAGGATGCTTTCTCTGCACTTCAACT GATGttcaatgaagatgatgatgataaatcAGAAGACCAAGTTTCAGATCAGTCGGAGTTTGTAGATTGGATTGAGCCTCCATTGCAGCTCTGCAATACTAGTCTTCTGCAGCCTTATATGCTGGACAGATTCTACGACGCCTTTCATATGTTTCAGACCGATCCGTCAGTTCAG AGAATGGTTATGTCATTGGCTTCAGACAGGGCTGTTTGGGATGCGGTGATGAACAATGAGGTTGTCCGTGAGCTCATCACCAACG CTGAGAGGTCAGAAGAAGACTCTGGTATAACCATGAACTTCATAAGGAGGTTGCTTCAGAGAAGTGCCATCAAAATCATGGACGCAATGGAAGGAGTCACAAAGTACGTCACCGACCTCTTCATCGGAGATGATACGGTTGTGTTAGCCACAGGTGCTGCCCCTGTGATGGAGAAGCTTCAGATGACAGTTCTGCTCACCATTGTTGTCCTGCTTATCGTGTTCGTAACCAGAGCCACAAGAGCTAGATAG
- the LOC106401795 gene encoding autophagy-related protein 3, with translation MFTQKLHEAYKGTVERFTGPRTTSAFKEKGVLSVSEFVLAGDNLVSKCPTWSWESGDPGKRKSYLPLEKQFLITRNVPCLRRAASVADEYEAAGGEVLVDDEDDDGWLATHGKPKDKGNEDENLPSMDALDINEKRGIRSIPTYFEAEEEEDDIPDMEEFDEADNVVENDPATYLVAHEPDDDNILRTRTYDISITYDKYFQTPRVWLTGYDESRMLLQPELVMEDVSQDHARKTVTIEDHPHLPGKHASVHPCRHGAVMKKIIDVLMSRGVEPEVDKYLFLFLKFMASVIPTIEYDYTMDFDLGSSST, from the exons atgtttacGCAGAAGCTTCATGAAGCATACAAAGGGACGGTGGAGAGATTCACAGGTCCTCGTACGACCTCGGCGTTCAAGGAGAAGGGAGTCCTCAGCGTCAGCGAGTTCGTGCTCGCCGGCGATAATCTCGTCTCCAAGTGCCCTACCTGGTCATG GGAATCTGGTGACCCTGGCAAGAGGAAGTCATACTTACCCTTGGAGAAACAGTTTTTGATTACTAGAAACG TACCTTGTCTACGGAGAGCTGCATCTGTGGCAGACGAATACGAAGCTGCTGGAGGTGAAGTGTTggttgatgatgaagatgatgatggttGGCTGGCAACTCATGGGAAACCCAAAG ATAAAGGCAATGAAGATGAGAACTTGCCGTCCATGGATGCCTTGGATATTAACGAGAAAAGAGGTATACGATCAATACCTACTTATTTTGAagctgaggaggaggaggatgataTTCCAGATATGGAAGAGTTTGATGAGGCTGACAATGTGGTGGAAAATGATCCG GCAACTTATCTTGTGGCTCATGAACCTGATGACGATAACATTCTCCGAACTCGTACATATGATATCAGCATCAC GTATGATAAGTATTTCCAAACTCCTCGTGTTTGGCTGACCGGTTATGATGAG TCAAGGATGCTGCTGCAACCTGAACTTGTAATGGAGGATGTAAGCCAAGACCATGCTCGTAAGACG GTCACAATTGAAGATCATCCACACTTGCCTGGGAAACATGCTTCAGTTCATCCATGTCGACATGGAGCTGTTATGAAGAAGATCATTGATGTGTTAATGTCGCGTGGAGTAGAGCCTGAAGTTGACAA GTACCTTTTCCTGTTCTTGAAGTTCATGGCATCAGTTATTCCAACGATCGAGTATGATTACACAATGGACTTTGATCTCGGTAGCTCAAGCACCTAA
- the LOC106402063 gene encoding sugar transport protein 3 gives MEEKESRKGAMAASESGGKITYFVVASCVMAAMGGVIFGYDIGVSGGVMSMGPFLEIFFPKVYKLQEEDRIRRSHNNKNHYCLFNSQLLTSFTSSLYVSGFIATLLASSVTRSWGRKPSIFLGGVAFLAGSALGGSAQNVAMLIIARLLLGVGVGFANQSVPLYLSEMAPARYRGAISNGFQLCIGIGFLTANFTNYETQKIKEGYGWRISLATAAVPASILTLGALFLPETPNSIIQTTGDVHKAELMLRRIRGTNDVQDELADLVEASSEPNSNARHGFLNLLQTRYRPELAMAFAIPFFQQVTGINVVAFYAPVLFRTVGFGESGSLMSTLVSGIVGTASTFLSMLVVDRIGRKTLFLVGGLQMLASQVIIGVIIMVAEAHDGVIGERYGYAVVVLVCVYVAGFGWSWGPLGWLVPSEIFPLEIRSAAQSVTVAVSFVFTFAVAQSVPPMLCKFQAGIFFFYGGWVAVMTVAVQLFLPETKNVPIEKVAGLWEKHWFWGKLTRKRDCQETTSVSS, from the exons ATGGAagaaaaagaatcaagaaaaggAGCCATGGCTGCATCAGAATCTGGCGGGAAGATAACTTATTTTGTGGTGGCTTCATGTGTCATGGCCGCCATGGGAGGTGTCATCTTCGGCTACGACATCGGAGTTTCAG GTGGAGTGATGTCAATGGGGCCAtttcttgaaattttttttccaaaagtgTATAAGCTCCAAGAAGAAGACAGAATAAGAAGAAGCCATAACAACAAGAACCACTATTGCCTTTTCAATAGCCAACTTCTTACGTCCTTCACGTCTTCTCTCTACGTCTCCGGTTTCATAGCTACTCTGTTAGCTTCATCAGTGACTCGTTCTTGGGGTCGCAAGCCCTCTATATTTCTAGGCGGCGTGGCTTTTCTTGCTGGCTCTGCTCTCGGCGGCTCTGCTCAAAACGTTGCTATGCTCATCATTGCACGTCTCTTGTTAGGTGTAGGAGTTGGATTCGCAAACCAG TCGGTTCCTCTATATCTATCGGAGATGGCGCCAGCGAGATACAGAGGAGCAATCAGCAATGGTTTTCAACTCTGCATCGGAATAGGGTTTTTAACCGCAAACTTCACAAACTACGAAACTCAAAAGATCAAAGAAGGCTACGGCTGGAGAATCTCTCTGGCCACAGCGGCGGTTCCAGCTTCAATCCTCACGTTAGGCGCACTCTTTCTCCCTGAGACGCCCAACAGTATCATACAAACCACCGGAGACGTTCACAAGGCCGAGCTCATGCTACGTCGTATCCGTGGAACAAACGATGTACAAGACGAGCTTGCCGATCTCGTTGAGGCGAGTTCTGAGCCAAACTCAAACGCACGACATGGGTTCTTGAACTTGCTCCAGACAAGATACAGGCCTGAGTTAGCGATGGCGTTTGCTATACCGTTCTTTCAGCAGGTTACGGGCATCAACGTCGTCGCTTTCTACGCACCTGTTCTGTTTCGAACCGTCGGGTTTGGAGAGAGCGGTTCGCTGATGTCGACGCTCGTGAGCGGGATCGTGGGAACAGCTTCGACGTTCTTGTCGATGCTTGTGGTGGACAGAATCGGTAGAAAGACTCTGTTTCTCGTAGGAGGGTTGCAGATGCTTGCGTCGCAAGTTATCATCGGTGTGATCATCATGGTGGCTGAGGCTCACGACGGTGTGATCGGGGAAAGGTACGGTTACGCGGTTGTGGTTTTGGTGTGTGTATACGTGGCGGGGTTTGGGTGGTCGTGGGGTCCACTAGGGTGGCTTGTACCGAGCGAGATCTTTCCGCTGGAGATTAGGTCAGCGGCGCAGAGTGTGACGGTGGCGGTGAGTTTTGTGTTTACTTTCGCGGTGGCTCAAAGCGTGCCACCGATGTTGTGCAAGTTCCAAGCGGggattttcttcttttatggAGGGTGGGTGGCGGTGATGACGGTGGCGGTGCAGCTGTTTCTGCCGGAGACTAAGAATGTTCCGATCGAGAAGGTGGCTGGACTTTGGGAGAAGCATTGGTTCTGGGGGAAACTGACTAGGAAGCGTGATTGCCAAGAAACCACTTCTGTTAGTAGTTAA
- the LOC106401715 gene encoding uncharacterized Rho GTPase-activating protein At5g61530 gives MPSLISQQWQERTSGFFSSSGTKLREARQSAGAFVGEVAKDAKVNVTDVAERVGSLFKSRWAILQQPATRHAVQEHLITAAATTGTLVRKGITETKEKVSVGKIKVEEAAKKTAQKSKTLLTDIERWQKGVASSDVFGVAIEVTVQRQESTRPIPFILIKCADYLILTGLNSPSLFKAEGDKKLIQQLVSAYNQDPSASIPEGVNPVDVAALMKYYLASLPTPLTTFELYNEVKDARSSVNRMRKSLQKLSSVNYNTLEFVTALLLRVSEKSQLNKMDSHSLAMEMAPVIMWREDKRPESYREYWRHPSRSPKKSNDFETATPWDLLSDEGEGVDASSSIPLDDIVQVDFGAVEVVQCLIEHHNAIFTDAEETVWR, from the exons ATGCCTTCTCTTATCTCGCAACAATGGCAGGAAAGAACTAGTGGATTCTTTTCTTCCTCAG GAACAAAGCTTAGGGAAGCCAGGCAGTCAGCTGGTGCTTTTGTCGGGGAAGTGGCTAAGGATGCGAAAGTGAACGTTACTGATGTTGCTGAACGAGTTGGGTCCTTGTTCAAAAGCCGGTGGGCTATTCTTCAGCAGCCTGCAACTAGGCACGCTGTGCAAGAACACCTCATAACAGCTGCTGCCACAACTGGGACTTTGGTCAGGAAAGGTATCACTGAGACTAAAGAAAAGGTTTCCGTTGGAAAGATCAAAGTGGAAGAG gcGGCAAAAAAGACTGCACAAAAGAGCAAGACTCTTTTGACGGATATCGAAAGATGGCAGAAG GGCGTTGCCAGCTCAGATG TGTTTGGTGTTGCGATTGAGGTCACTGTCCAGAGGCAGGAGTCGACCAGGCCTATTCCATTTATACTGATCAAATGCGCTGACTATCTCATATTAACAG GACTTAACTCACCGAGCTTGTTCAAAGCCGAAGGAGACAAAAAGCTGATCCAGCAATTGGTTTCTGCTTACAATCAAG ATCCTAGCGCATCAATACCTGAGGGCGTGAATCCAGTTGATGTCGCTGCACTCATGAAATACTATCTTGCGAGCCTTCCGACACCACTAACAACTTTTGAGCTTTATAATGAAGTCAAAGATGCAAGGTCGAGCGTTAACAGAATGAGAAAGTCACTCCAGAAGCTTTCCAGTGTGAACTATAATACACTTGAGTTCGTAACAGCGTTGTTACTTCGTGTGAGCGAGAAATCACAGCTCAACAAG ATGGATTCACACAGCCTAGCTATGGAGATGGCTCCGGTGATCATGTGGCGAGAAGACAAGAGGCCTGAATCGTATAGGGAATATTGGAGACACCCATCGAGGAGTCCTAAGAAAAGCAATGACTTTGAAACTGCTACTCCATGGGACTTACTCTCTG ATGAAGGAGAAGGTGTAGATGCATCTTCGTCAATCCCTCTGGATGATATCGTTCAAGTTGATTTTGGTGCGGTGGAGGTTGTTCAGTGCCTGATTGAACATCATAACGCGATTTTCACGGATGCAGAGGAGACTGTATGGAGGTGA
- the LOC106397569 gene encoding probable isoaspartyl peptidase/L-asparaginase 3, translating into MARSYLSIILSTLLLFLPLLTAAEAEWKPKKFPVVVSTWSFIEAARAAWRAVDKGSSAVEAVVEGCSACEELRCDGTVGPGGSPNENGETMLDALVMDGVTMEVGAVAAMRYVKDGIRAAWLVMKYSRHTLLAGEGASAFAISMGLPGPMNLSSPESLKKWSDWKENRCQPNFRKNVVPANGCGPYKPKDGGIDVSTESCEMGTIEYRLPPLVGPHNHDTISMAVIDKMGHIAVGTSTNGATFKIPGRVGDGPIAGSSAYADDEVGGCGATGDGDIMMRFLPCYQVVESMRQGMKPEEAAKDAVSRIARKFPDFVGAVVAVDKNGSHAGACHGWTFQYSVQDPNMDDVQVFTVLP; encoded by the exons ATGGCGAGAAGCTATCTTTCGATCATTCTCTCAACTCTGCTTCTGTTTCTGCCTCTACTGACG GCAGCTGAAGCAGAGTGGAAACCAAAGAAGTTCCCAGTAGTGGTGAGTACTTGGTCTTTCATAGAAGCGGCTAGAGCAGCTTGGAGAGCAGTTGATAAAGGAAGCTCTGCAGTAGAAGCTGTTGTGGAAGGTTGTTCTGCTTGTGAGGAACTCCGCTGTGACGGTACAG TTGGGCCTGGAGGAAGTCCTAATGAGAACGGTGAAACCATGCTTGATGCTTTAGTCATGGATGGG GTGACAATGGAGGTTGGAGCTGTTGCTGCTATGCGTTATGTCAAAGACGGTATAAGAGCTGCGTGGCTTGTGATGAAGTACTCTCGACACACGTTGTTAGCTGGAGAAGGAGCATCAGCTTTTGCAATCTCCATGGGTCTTCCTGGACCTATGAACCTAAGCTCCCCTGAATCTTTAAAGAAGTGGTCTGACTGGAAAGAGAATCGGTGTCAACCAAATTTTAGAAAGAACGTTGTCCCTGCAAACGGCTGTGGACCTTACAAGCCAAAAGATGGCGGTATTGATGTTTCTACTGAGTCTTGTGAGATGGGAACAATAGAGTATAGACTTCCTCCTCTTGTTGGTCCTCACAACCATGATACCATATCGATGGCTGTTATTGACAAG ATGGGGCATATAGCTGTTGGGACATCCACCAATGGAGCAACATTCAAGATTCCCGGAAG GGTGGGTGATGGGCCTATAGCGGGCTCATCAGCCTATGCTGATGATGAAGTAGGTGGGTGTGGTGCAACTGGAGATGGCGACATCATGATGCGCTTCCTTCCCTG TTACCAAGTCGTGGAGAGCATGAGACAAGGAATGAAACCAGAAGAAGCTGCTAAGGACGCGGTCTCAAGAATCGCCAGGAAGTTTCCTGATTTTGTGGGAGCGGTTGTTGCTGTTGACAAGAACGGGTCTCACGCAGGAGCTTGCCATGGCTGGACCTTTCAGTACTCAGTCCAGGACCCTAACATGGACGATGTTCAAGTCTTCACGGTTCTcccgtga